CCCATAAAAAAGTCTGATTGTCAGCCAGCTGCCACAGATTCTTTTCACTGCCACCAGTCCTCACTTGAAATCTTTCCTGAGAAGAAGCTCCTTTCCACTCCCTTGCCTGGAATACCACCAATCAGATTAGTGTTTTCCATCCGTAAGTGTGTCCAATGTCTCTTCATTTTGGTACTTTGAAAACAGCAAATGCTTTATCTTTCTGCTCCCTAGTGCATCACAGATCATTGCGTCACCACAACTGTCCATCATGAGTCCGTCAGTTTAATGCCCTTTCTATACCAGGAGTGGTTGGTGCTTCATTTCCTGTGACCATCCCACCACTGCCTGGGTGACCAGAAGCATCATCTAATGAAGACTTCTTTCTGCACCTTCTCTTCCatcctaaatgcccatcttcccTTGTCCAACAAGCTGTAGTAGAAACCTTGAGTTCATTGCATCCGTTCCCCCACCGGGGTGGgttattctgcatccagtactgaGTCACAAGCCCTCTTTAACTACCATCCTAAACAGGATATGGAGGTCtcacacctgacttaatctgccgcatccagcgaggAGAGGTGGAGCTGTGGGTCTGTGATGATGAAAATGGTGGAGATACCTCAAGGTtggaggacctgctgccaggtgagtgtGGCTGTGCCCTCCCCTGACTCCCCTCTTggaaatgctccatgcccagcaTGCCAGGGGCacctggaaactgcagacctgccctgtgctgcccttccCGGATGCTGACCTCAAATACAGTAGATAATGCTGCCAGTTTTTAAGGCAGGTGTTGTTCCCCATCTTTGAAATTCACTGATGCGAAGACAAGCAATGTTCTCTGCTAGGGGACAATCAAGTTTcctgtcttcattttttttttttttttaatatttagatgTGGTTTCCCTGGGATGCCATGATCTTAATATCCCGTGTTCACTCAGTAATGCAGGAGCTCATTTCCCAAGGTAGTCATATCTCTCCCACCCTCTCCCGGGGCATAATGGGATTGGTAGTCCCCCATGGACATCAGCCTGGTATGCAGAGGCTCTGTAGTCGTTACTTGTAGACACAAAGGAAATTGAGGTTCTTGCTGGCTTCTCCTGCTCATGTTGACCTGATACCCAGGAAGTGTTCCAtcatggtctcaggctgcattaaATGGCTCCATGGCATGGGTGGGATTGAGTGTTGTGTGGGAAAGTGAATCCCCTGTGGTTTGCACTAGAATCACCCCTTTACTGTTTCATCTCTGTGGCCCTGAGTGTCACAAAACCTGAGACTCAGCACCAGAGTCCAGGTTGAGGTTCATGCCAAGGCCTTAGGCCCGGTGCAGGCTCCTGTGACATGATGACCACCTCGGACCCACCAGCAGTACAAAGCACCATGGGTTCATTTCCTGCACTGACCTTGcactggaagcaggcaggaagcacaatcCTCTCAGAAGAGAGAGCCACAGCTTTAAGTCCTCTTCCTCCACGGCCTGGTAGAGCATGAAGCCTTTCAGGCACTGTCCTAATGCATGTGTCCCACATGTGCTTCtcccagcagggcctgaggtgatgggGCCGAGACCTGGGCCATGAACTCTGAGAGTCTTGTTTTCAACTCCAGCGAGTAGGGCACATTGGCCTGGCACACAGACTTGCCCTTGCTTCGTGCCAAGCACTTGGGGTTTGACAGGAAGATTTTGATGTCTTGAGGGAACACAAGTGCCAAGATCCAGGCCTGATCTGAGGCCCTTCCCAGTAGAAGGAGTATCAGTGCTTGCCCATGGCCTCAGGGTAGGGACCAATCTGGGGTTTGTCTTCCCCAcacaggaggtgcctggctgctgcacaGAGCTGAGAAGCAGCCTCCTGCGGAAGCGCGTGCAGACCTGGAGCCAGCAtggacttccccagggagtttgggtgagATGGACACCCCGAGACCTGAGAAGATGAGGCATACTGGCAAGAAGCCCCATGTATGTGCcaagtgcgggaagagcttcacctggtCCTCACACCTGATCCGGCACTACTTCAcacacacaggggagaagccacatcggtgctcagagtgtgggaagagattcacccgcttctctgacctggctcggcaccagcgcACCCACGTGGAAGAGAAGGCatatcagtgcttggagtgtgggaagagattcccTCAATCTTCCCatctaggcaaaccccagctttTCCGCACAGGGGAGAAGGCATATCGGTGCTCAGAATATGCAAAGAGCTTCATTTGTTCCTCTGACCTGACCCAACACCAATGCATCCACACAGGGAAGAAGCcgcatcagtgctcagagtgtgggaagagtttcacccgCTCCTCGAACCTGATCCGGCACCAGgtgatccacacaggggagaagccacattggtgctctgtgtgtggaaagagcttcacccagtcctcccacctgATCCGGCACCAATTAATCCACAGATGGGAGAAACCAGGGTGGTGTTTCGAGTGTGGGGAGAGCTTCCTTTCAGCCTCTGACCTGGCCCGACacaagcgcatccacacaggggaggagccacatcagtgctcagagtgtgggaagagcttcacccgctcctccagcctggtccagcaccagatgatccacacaggggagaagccacatcggtgctcagagtgtggaaagagcttcacccGCTCCTCCAACCTGGTCCAGCACCAGatgatccacacaggggagaagccacatcggtgcttagagtgtgggaagagcttcacccgctcctcccacctgacccagcATTGGTTCATCCACATCCGGAAGCATCCATAGTTTTGGGGGCAATGCAGGAAAGTGTTTGGGTATGCCCACCTGCTCAGTGCCACCAGTGGCTGCCTTGAGGCAAGCAGTCTCGTGCTTGTGGACTGCAGCAAGAGTTCACCCAGCCTTTGGCCCTTCTATGGACCTGCAGACCCcacaggagccagaggctggccccAAGATTTGGTGGTGGAAGGGGCTAAGAGGAAATACCTGAGGCAGAGGCCAGTCTGGATGCTGGAAGAACCGGTGGCGGACCTCtgcatcagccttggagcctgtgtCTGTGCCATCATTCTCTAAAAGTGATCTATGCTTCATGGGGGGGAAGAAGTGGCTCCAAAATCGGGTGCCTCTCCAAGACAGCTTGCTCCAAAAGACACCCAGGGACTGTCCTTGCCAGCTCCCACCTTCCTCTTCCATCCTGGCCCCCGGGATTCTGGTATGTCAGGCACCAGAGTTGCAGGAAAGAGGACATTTATGGCTAGGGAAGCATTTCTTGTCCTCCGCCCtgacctcccctctcctccccactactTCACCCCTCCCTAGACCTGTACATGCCCATCGTGGTCTGCAAGGACCTCAGCTGCCACCCCTGAGTCCAGCGTGGCAGGTTTTGCTTCTCAGCCCCTCTTCCGTGGGTTTTTTTAGGTCTTGGGTGCTGGAAGTGCCATGTCCTGCTGTCAACTCTGCAGGATCACACCTTGCTGACAAATCTGCTTAGTTTTTATACTGTTTCTTCAAGGCATTTTGCTTGATGGTTGGCCTACTTAAGCCTGAACAAAACGGAGGAAAAGGTTGATTATCATATCACAACTCTTAATTGCCGGGCTCCTGTTCTTGATTGTCTAGGTGTAAAGACTGTATCTGTGGCCCCTGTAATAATGGGTCAATCACAGATGATGGGCTTTGAGTGTCCgacaggatacttagaggtgtcaccaCCAAACCTGTTTTGGGGTGCTTGTATATCAATGGGGAGCTTGTACTGGTGGTGGTCTATTTACCAAACTGCAGACATGCAGTGAATGGCTTGGACATTTCTAACACCTTAGAGTGACATTGGATTCCTGGTTTGAGTAATGTGAGACTGTCGGGGACAGAACATCCTCCCTGTATTCAGTGTACCTTTTACAGGTTTCTTTTGAGATGCATATATagccttttgtttcctttatctgctaggtcaattgaaatgcatatgtgGTTTCCTTGTCTTCACTGGCTCACCTTTCTTTAAAGGGCTTTCTGAGGTACACATATGTGATGAGCACATCAGGTCTCTGCCAAGTTTTAACCACTTTTATTATTGTATGgcttgggtctggtattgggtaccgCAAGCACTCCACTGTCTCAGTACCTAATGGGTTACAAGCCATTAGcggagtttgattttcttgtggcagtcttgttaccacagtccagtcttgccccagccactgtcctgcactgtcctgcatttttattttatgtccAAGCTTTCATGGTTTTCATATTTCATTGTTGTTGAATGTGTAAGTGGCTGTGCAGGTTGGGGGCAACACATATAGGTGAGGGGGTGTATGTCAAAGGAACTGAAAtcctcaccacccctttccaagaGGGGAGCATGGCTGCAGATCAGTTAAGGTCACGTGATATGCCTTCACAAGGCCTGACTTCAGGCCGGCTTCCTAAATGCAGTTCCCACTGTTTTTGTGATGTAGTCTTATGGAGAAGAGGATCGTGTGTTATAGAAGTATGTGCGTAAGCATTTTGGTCAGTGCCTCGACCAGGGTGGAATAGGAGCAGAAGGAGGCACCTCAGTTTACTAGGGCCCCTACTAGCCAAAATGTGTCTGGCCCCGTGTGGGGATGCAGGCAGCCTCACTTGCTGCGAAGAGAAAGGCCAAATGGGTGCTTGTgtcccatggctgctccagcaagTGCCTAATGACATGGGAAAGTGCAGGTGGGACCCTGCTGATGAGGTCAGACCTCCACTTACACCCATGGCCACAGCCATCCTAGGCTCCACGTCGTATTGGATCATGGCATTCCCCTGGGAGGAATTAAGCCAGGAGATCTtctcttttcatagtttcatcgtagctaggatcaggagggacctggacAGATCATggagcctgaccccctgccacaggcaggaatgaatgctgggttcacaagaccccagacaggtgattgtccaacctcctcttgaatctgCCCAAGGtcggggtgaggaccacttccctgggaagttggttccaggttttggccaccctaactgtaacatattgccttctgatctccaacccaaacctattctccatcagcttatgaccattgttcatcatcaccccaggtggtgctggggagaaaaaggctctgcctatttgctgttgatctcccctgatgagcttgtaggcagcgactaggttccctcccccacccccaggccccccgtcttctcttgctgaggctgaacaggttcaggtccttcagtttctcctcatagggcctgtcctgctgccctctcaccaagtgggtggccctcctctgaaccctcttcttgctggccgcatcccttttgaagtgcagcgcccagtactggacgcagtacttcaactgtggcctgaccaaagtcacatgcgggggggagcatcacctctctggactggcttgaggtgcacctttggatgcatgacaaggtatggctggccttgctggctgcggtctggcattggcggctcatgttcatcttggagtcaataatgacaccgagatccctttccacctctgtgctttcaaaaggggaactccccagcctgtatgtgtgctgtggattccttctcccaaggtgcagcaccctgcatttgtctacgttgaacctcatcctattctcatctgcccacttttgtactTTAGcacttccagaagatccctaactacatctgtgctgactgaaggcctaACAGAGCAATGCCCGAGACTgcccctacctctggtaggtgggatgtcccggtccctgttcaagaaaacaggcaaaggaactcttaaaaatatcagctttcttgtctggtgtagctacaagattaccatttgtgtcttgcaggggccctacattgcctggtgccctcttctttctcccaatatacttgaaaaaggactttttgttgtccttaatcctggacaccagcctgagctccatctctgccttggccttccttatagctctcctacactcccgggccaaggaggagtactcctccttggtgatagttcctcccttccgctggttgtacgccccccttttagtcctcagccattgctgaatgcccttgctgagccaagggggtttctgagcactcgtaccctgcttttttctttcaGGGACTCTTAtcctgggcttggaggatcgcCCACTTAAAGTacaaccatccctcgtggacgCCCATCTCCTgaaccttctgggccctcagtgtttcccccactagtctcctgagctcattgaagttggcccttctgaagtcaagggctttagccttggtgtgagcccttgaggccctgtgttggataatgaaatccagcaggggatgattgctattgcccaggtggtcaaggacctgcagtcccctcgcCAGGCCATCCCCCCtggtcaggaccaggtccagcaaggcattacccctagtggggctgtgcagttcctggataaggtgaaggtcctgtaatacagccaggaacctacgcgaacggtcagacctggctgtctgctcctcccagcaaatgttgATTTCAGATCCCTTGGTTCAGATTCCAGAAACACAAGGAGCCGCTGAGCAAGGTGATTTTGGAGGTGGGGATTTAGAGCCGAGCTGCACCTACCACGTCTGGCAGCCTGTGTCAGGTTTATTGCTAACTCTTGCTGGCACTCTCCCCATCTTCCTAAGTAAAAATGGGTGGTTTTACTGGCCTGTAAGAGCCCAGGGAGCCTCTGATATTTGAAATGGGCCTTTGTGGTGGGCCAGTTGGGAGCACTCCTGGGCTGAGCCACTCACCTCACTGTACCCCACCAAAAACCAAGCTTCGGATGCCTCTCCCGGGGCACGAACTTCTGGCCGACCCCCTCCCTGGagcacccacaagcctggggtaagaGCTGCCACCATCCGGGGTCTGGTCTTTGTCCAGGCTCTGTGCCCCatggtacacaggccttgtagagcttgagggtgcttgacccactgtgaaatcttggggtgcttcctttagcctgaaatACTCATAGTAGTCTCCCTTAGTTAGCTGAGGGAAGGGGGCTAAAGGGCGTACCTAATCCCTCTCAAGCAGATCCAGCAAGGCTTGGTGTAATGGACCACGTTATTCCTTGGAGAatgcaggcatggggagggggtacAAGTCAGAGAAGTATCAAAAGAAAATCCCAGAGCAAACAGAAACGGCTTGGTAGCCTTTTGACAAGCAACGAAAACACTGGATTGTAAATCCCAAGCTACATTTCAGGTAAATTGCTCACAGTTCGCTCCAGGAGCTGACTGACCCTGCTCTAGAGGCAGCATAGCTTGCTGGCTGTGCCCCCAATACGTGTCTCCTCTCCTTCCAGGAAGAAGGGACCTTACATATCCATCATGACCTCATCACTATGTTCCCACCACAAACCAGTATCCTCAGACCACGGCTGATGCCGGTTGGTCAGTTTGAAAAACATCAATCTCACGCGGGGTTTAAGGTTACACGGGACATGGGAGAGCGAGCTCCCCTTTTCCTCAGGAACGTCTCCAGCCCAGGTCAGGTCAGCTCAGTGGTAAAGGAAGCAGATGCGGggaggggctgcctgcttccagcagtggggcagagtggggggtgATTTCTCCACAGCCTTCACCTCTGCCCCTGTGCTAGCCTGTCCAGACCCCGTATCGCTTGTGGTAGAACTGGATGCATCCAGCACTGTAATAGGTCTGGGCCTCTCCCAAAAGCAAGGCCCAGACCAAATCCTGGATCCCTGCATCTTCTTTTTTCTTAATCTCACCCCAGAGGAAAAGAAATCTTGAACTGTCCTGTGAACTCATGGGCATGAGAAATGGCTCTTGCCACCACATCCCAAAAGCCAGATACAAAGTACAGGTTCTTACAGATCACAAACACCTAGTTGCCAACCTGCATTCCCAGAAACTAGCCCAAAAAGCAACCCCCGACACCTCCGGAAGTGTCCCCTAACCACCCTTTGTAAAATGAGAAATTTTACAACCTTTGTATTCTCCTTTGCCGGAGGAAGAGCacgtgagcccaaaagcttgcgactaaagatttttttttttttgcaactgtctagctggtccaataaaagatattgcctctaccacaaGATTTCTGACTGCTTGTGCCTTCAGACCAACGCAGCTACAACGTATATCCCCCAAACCACCCTTTAATCcctagagcactcaaacagcagcctgcagctgcccccacgtCTGAGCGCAGTTTCTTcagtgcacagtcctggctgagtgAGCCAgcgagatctccagctccactctgCGCTCCTCTGTATagggctgggcagcctccatgtgcatgccgctccctttcccccttattgcagcctcaagcttcctcttccctcTTATCTTGCCTCCCATCCTGGAGGGTATAtaggagttgcagtccaaatgaAGTCAGCCCAGCACTGCAAACTTCTCCTGGTTCCTCCTCCTGTTACACACACTATGTTCACATGATGCTAGAATATTTGTGCACAGCTCAGGCACTGAACCAGATGCAACTTCACTGGGTTGGCCTTTATCATGTCCCACTTTGATTTTCAGATAAGGTCGAAATGGGAAAGCAGATGTTACTCCTTCCCATGAAGTGGACTATGACGCTAGCCTGGCACTGGGACCTTTGGAACCGGGCTGCAATTTGAAGACATCGAACATCCTCACCCCACCTGGCCAATGGCTTTGCTTTCTGTGCCACTGCCTGGGAGGAAGTCCCGCTTGAAGAGCAGGCCACCTTCACATGACCACAGCCTCAAGGCCAGGATGGGGTTCTCTTCACTCCGggtaatatttcatagatttcatagctattagggctggaagggaccttggaagatcatcgagtccagccccctgcccccggggcaggaagccagctagggtcaaaggatcccagcaagatagccATCTGaaagtttcttaaaagagtccagagcaggcacttGCAGCacttctggaggcagtctatatcaggccttgggggcttggactgtaaagaagtttttccttgggTCCAGCcgaaaacggtcttggaggagtttgtgactgtttgactttgtcgtctcttggggtgctctggtgaacaggcgttcccccagatcctgatgcacacctctgatGTACTGCTAGGCACCCACTAAGTCACcccaagcctgcgcttttccaggctgaagagtcccatggctctcaacctctcatcataaggcctgttctcttgccctctgatcatgcacgtggctctcctctggactctctcaagcttttccacattcttCTTCAACTGAGGGGCCTAGCATTGGATgtagtactctagctgtggcttcaccaaggccgagtatagcgggaagatgacatcctgagatttgcttgagaagcatctatggatgcaagccagcgtttggtttgctttaccagctgtgacatcacattggtgactcatgatcatcttgtggtcaatcatgacccccaagtcccttttggtcatggtgctagcgagcgtagcatcACCGAGCCTACAAGCATGACACGGGTTTCTTTCCTAGCGTGGAGTACTTTGCATtggtaccttgcatttttctgtattgaatgtcatcaggtttttgtccgcccatttcctaagcctgtcaaggttggcctggatcagcagcctttcctcaggtgtggacactttaccccaaagtttggtgtcaccagcaaacttggccagtccgcatctgacaccaatgtccacattgttaataaagatgttgaaggcTATAGGTGCAAGGAGAGACCCTTGGGGGACAATACTGGTGCAAACaccatgattcatagattcatagattatagagttggaagtgacccaatggatcattgtgtctgatcccctgcccttgACTGAGGTCAGAcaatcccagccaggtgactgtcaagcctcctcttgaagacctccaagttaggtgatagtaccgcctctcttgaaagcccattcctGACTCTGGctacccttactgtaaaaaaattcttcctaatgtctaatctataTCTGctttccactagtttgcacccatgaATCCTAGTTagtccctggggcgctctggtaaaaaGTGCATCCcaaattccctgctgtcctcccctgataaacttacaggcagCTACAAGTTTACTCCTCAGCtgtcttttgtaaaggctgaagagatccagatctctcaacttCTCCTcctagggtctttcacggagaccactaatcatgtgagtggcctcctctgaaccctctccagattctccgtgtccctcttgaagtgcggtgcccaaaactggacacagtgctccaactgtggcctcactaatgctgcataaagggggagCAGCATCTctctcgatctgttggtcatgcacctgctaatacacgacaaggtgcgattggatTTGtcgatggcctcgttacactgccggctcatgtttacCTTGGAGTCAagtatgactccaagatctctctcagactctgagctgctgaggaggtcatcccccaacctgtaggtgtggtggggattcctccttcctaggtggagtaccttacatttatctttgttgaatttcatcctatttcgTTCCGCcaattgatctaacctgtccaggtcggcctgtatctgcttcctgccctgatgATGATTCACTCTCATTGACCACCATCCACTAGGTCCAAActcagagccaattcctcagccattGGACTAGGATGTAGctgagaccacagttggccaattttttcatgaggagatcatgggacaccagatcaaaagccatttttaaagtctagattcatgacgtcaatctcttctcccttgtccaggtaatatgTTATctggtcatagtttcatagtaggtagggtcagaagggacctgagcagatcaagtccaaccccctgccatgggcaggaaagagtactggggtcaaacgaccccagcaaggtgattatcaagcctccttttgaagacctccagggtaggaacAAGCACCATTTTGCTTGggatttggttccagatcctagccgcgctgactgtgaagtagtgcctcccgatgtccagcctgaacctactctcactCAGTTTATGGCTTTTATACTAGttactcctggcagtgctcgggggaagtgggactctcccgttccctgcTAGTCCCcgttggtaagtttatagatggccaccagatcccctctcagccttctcttgcgaaggctgaacaggctcaggtcccgtggcctcccctcatagggcctgccctgttgtcCCTGGATCATtgagtggccctcctttagaccctctcagtgctgtccacatccctcctgaagcgcggcgcccagaactggacacagtactccaactgcggcctgaccaatttcacacagagggggaggatcatctccttggatctgctcgtgatgcatctgtggatgcacgataaggtgcggttagccttactgaccgcatcctcacataggcagcccgtgttcatcttgggatcagtaatgactccaagatccgtttctgcctctgcgctgatcagggagttccccagcctgtaggtctgctgctggttcttcctcgcCAGGTGCAGCACCTCGCACTTGTCAGTGTTTAAACCCATCCTATAGAAGACGGTGAGATTGGAAAGGCAAGAACTACCCGCAATacacctgtgctggctatccctcaggatgttggcatcagccaacTTGTCAAGAAcggtctctgataattttttccaagatcttcccagggattgaggtcaatcCCTTCTTAATTACCCTGGGGTGCAAACTCAGGAGCAGCTGACTTGAAGACGTCCAgcatctcaaggtgttcctttccaaggtcaacattgatggacagtataaattcaccctcaccctggccatccttcATCGTGTTATgcagggctggtgaaaaactgaagcaaaataccctttaagcaggttggctttttcctgggtgttggttgtcactTGTCCCAtttggcttagcaggggtccaatgttacctttgcttttcttctgactccccacatatctgaaaaaggactttttattgtccttgatacatgtgGCCAGTTGGAGGTTTTACACGCCCTTGGGTCCAGCTGGCCCCATGGTACCGTGTGTAACAGGGACTCAGACAAGAGCCCTGTTACTTAGAAGATCAGGTCAAACTGACCTGACGGTGAACCTGGCCAGGTGGGAGTTGCACACCTGGGATATGACGAGACTGATATAGCAAACTGAGTGAGGCATAAAACTGGCGGTGGGAGATAGATTGATTGCCTTTGGCCCCAGAAGAAGAAATAAGGAGCGACGGAGTTTCGTGGAGAAAGAAGATGACTTACCGGCGATCTGGATGAACTCCGGGAGACGTGAAGCCCTGAGGTGCGCGGCAAGTTAGCAGTGAAGAGGATCACCTGGCCAAGAATCCAGTCGGGCGTTAGATTCCCGGGGGGACGCAGAAGGGCAGCTGCGAAAGAGACTTTTTTTGCTGGTAAACCCCACTGTGccgtcatggcaggtgagtctaAAGGAGAGACAGGGAGAAGAGTAACTATCCCActcacaaagtggtgcattggctggaaACGCTGTCCACTATCCCGGGGATAACCTCCAGCCAATATTGGCAGGATGGAGTCCATGGATACTCAGACACCAACTGACTGGCAGCAGGCGCATAATATTACTTTGCCACTTGTACAAGGACAACAAGCTCAGCTAGAGAAGATGGTGTGAGTATGAACCCAAGAAGCGGAAGCACGAATTCGACTCTTCTCTTGCCAGCAAGATCTATGTGAGAAAATTGAGGCGCAACAGATGGCGCTCAGGAGAGAAGGTGATGGAGCTAGATTACCTTGCATGTCTCCAGATGATGACATGGAAGCCTATTTAGAGGCATTTGAGAGAACGGCAGCAACCGTGAAATGGGAACCAGGAAGTTGGGCAGCACAGATAGGGCCTCTTCTTATAGGTGCAGCACAAGCTGCTTGCAGAGCCGTTAGCAGGGTGGAAACCAGAGATTACTGAAAGGTAAAGGCCGCGATACTGTACTGATTACAAATTTCTTCTGAAATATATCACCAAAACTTTCAGCCCCGAAAGGGTCCTgaaggggcctggccatgtctaCTAGCCCAGGTGCTAAGA
This sequence is a window from Alligator mississippiensis isolate rAllMis1 chromosome 15, rAllMis1, whole genome shotgun sequence. Protein-coding genes within it:
- the LOC132245829 gene encoding zinc finger protein 436-like, with the translated sequence MRGQERSQAMPPPPQPQDPSETPPPAPGHDLPAPHAWRQRFRGLRYREGAGPREVCGRLRELAQRWLEPQRRSKEQMLELVVLEQFLAILPRETRSWEWGRGVETCAQAVALAEGVQLGQEEDETLQVTVSVKAEEVSSDKMQLVGTLQDPGASWPAQPRTRGVDGPVEEWGERETLGPGDKLPRVPKEEPLPQQESDVPNPEETGEVSADNSCSGWCPRRGPSPGEGAGTLSRAEQQLPEEGPGNLELQRTSPGRPEERSSLTPEPGQVQRGQGKPPKQEESWELREVFEDVAVYFSRKEWELLEDDDKVLYQDQMLKNYQALVSRGYGGLTPDLICRIQRGEVELWVCDDENGGDTSRLEDLLPGGAWLLHRAEKQPPAEARADLEPAWTSPGSLGEMDTPRPEKMRHTGKKPHVCAKCGKSFTWSSHLIRHYFTHTGEKPHRCSECGKRFTRFSDLARHQRTHVEEKAYQCLECGKRFPQSSHLGKPQLFRTGEKAYRCSEYAKSFICSSDLTQHQCIHTGKKPHQCSECGKSFTRSSNLIRHQVIHTGEKPHWCSVCGKSFTQSSHLIRHQLIHRWEKPGWCFECGESFLSASDLARHKRIHTGEEPHQCSECGKSFTRSSSLVQHQMIHTGEKPHRCSECGKSFTRSSNLVQHQMIHTGEKPHRCLECGKSFTRSSHLTQHWFIHIRKHP